The proteins below come from a single Hippocampus zosterae strain Florida chromosome 5, ASM2543408v3, whole genome shotgun sequence genomic window:
- the LOC127601219 gene encoding lithostathine-2 — MCVSLFRGTWRWSDGSESSFRFSKPQEPSYHDQDCVSAIYQDDSGVSQSMMQAGTLKTIQPSTVYVTGNLILICENMTWMEALSYCQENYMDLVFITEQSTQDLVAQMAQNSTSSHIWLGLRYTCTYDLWFWSGSSADCYQNWAPGQGPPERAYQCGVTGAMLTTEGQQWVGLPERRQLNIICQDCAG, encoded by the exons ATGTGCGTCAGCCTCTTTCGAGGTACGTGGCGGTGGTCTGATGGGAGCGAGTCGTCATTCCGCTTCTCAAAACCGCAGGAACCAAGCTACCATGATCAAGACTGTGTGTCCGCTATATACCAAGATGATA GTGGTGTTTCTCAATCTATGATGCAGGCTGGGACACTGAAAACAATTCAGCCATCCACTGTATAT gTCACAGGAAACCTGATATTAATTTGTGAAAACATGACTTGGATGGAAGCCTTAAGTTACTGCCAAGAGAACTACATGGACCTTGTCTTCATCACTGAGCAAAGCACTCAGGATCTGGTGGCACAGATGGCACAGAATTCCACATCATCCCACATTTGGCTTGGTCTGCGCTACACTTGCACCTATGACCTTTGGTTTTGGAGCGGTTCGTCAGCTGACTGTTACCAGAACTGGGCCCCTGGACAAGGACCACCGGAGCGTGCATATCAATGTGGAGTAACTGGTGCCATGTTGACCACAGAGGGGCAGCAGTGGGTGGGCCTGCCTGAGAGGCGGCAACTGAACATTATCTGCCAGGACTGTGCTGGATAA